In Oryza sativa Japonica Group chromosome 3, ASM3414082v1, one DNA window encodes the following:
- the LOC4334265 gene encoding L-type lectin-domain containing receptor kinase SIT2-like, translating to MAEKKGVGSLLPGLAVVLVGFVVGGAGSDDRFVYAGFTGAPLALDGTAAITASGLLELTNGTAQLKAHAVHPAALRFHGGGGGGGAVRSFSTSFVFGIIPPYSDLSGHGIVFFVGKNNFTAALPSQYLGLLNSTNNGNTTNHIFGVELDTIVSSEFQDPNDNHVGIDINSLKSVAVNTAGYYDDKTGAFHDLSLISGKAMQVWVDYDGATTQISVFMAPLKMSKPTRPLVSAVYNLSQVLVDPVYVGFSSATGTVRSRHYVLGWSFAMDGPAPAIDIAMLPKLPFYGTKARSKVLDIVLPIATAVFVLGVVVVVVLLVRRRLKYAELREDWEVEFGPHRFTYKDLFRATEGFKAKMLLGIGGFGRVYKGVLPKSNMEVAIKKVSHESRQGIKEFIAEVVSIGRLRHRNLVQLLGYCRRKGELILVYDYMPNGSLDKYLYDDKNKPTLDWTQRFRIIKGVASGLLYIHEDWEQVVIH from the coding sequence ATGGCTGAGAAGAAGGGGGTGGGTTCACTTCTTCCCgggctcgccgtcgtcctcgttgGCTTCGTggtcggcggcgccgggagcGACGACCGGTTCGTCTACGCCGGCTTCACCGGCGCGCCGCTCGCGTTGGACGGGACGGCGGCCATCACGGCGAGCGGGCTGCTCGAGCTGACCAACGGCACGGCGCAGCTCAAGGCGCACGCGGTGCACCCGGCGGCGCTGCgcttccacggcggcggcggcggcggcggcgcggtgcgcTCCTTCTCGACGTCGTTCGTGTTCGGGATCATCCCGCCTTACTCCGACCTGAGCGGCCATGGCATCGTCTTCTTCGTCGGGAAGAACAACTTCACCGCCGCGCTGCCGAGCCAGTACCTGGGCCTCCTCAACAGCACCAACAACGGCAACACCACCAACCACATCTTCGGCGTCGAGCTCGACACCATCGTCAGCTCCGAGTTCCAGGATCCTAACGACAACCACGTCGGCATCGACATCAACAGCCTCAAGTCCGTCGCCGTGAACACCGCCGGCTACTACGACGACAAGACCGGCGCCTTCCACGACCTGTCCCTGATCAGCGGCAAGGCCATGCAGGTCTGGGTGGACTACGACGGCGCCACCACGCAGATCAGCGTGTTCATGGCTCCTCTCAAGATGTCCAAGCCTACGAGGCCACTGGTGTCTGCCGTGTACAACCTCTCACAGGTGCTCGTCGATCCGGTGTACGTCGGCTTCTCGTCGGCGACGGGCACGGTGAGGTCACGCCACTACGTTCTTGGCTGGAGCTTCGCCATGGACGGGCCTGCTCCTGCCATTGACATCGCCATGCTGCCCAAGCTGCCGTTCTATGGCACCAAGGCACGGTCCAAGGTATTGGATATCGTTCTGCCCATAGCAACCGCGGTGTTCGTCCTCGGTGTGGTTGTAGTGGTGGTTTTGCTTGTCAGGAGGAGATTGAAGTATGCTGAGCTGCGAGAAGACTGGGAGGTTGAATTTGGGCCGCACCGATTCACATACAAGGACTTGTTCCGAGCGACGGAAGGGTTCAAGGCCAAGATGTTGCTGGGTATAGGAGGATTTGGGAGGGTGTACAAGGGAGTTCTACCGAAATCCAATATGGAGGTTGCGATAAAGAAAGTGTCCCATGAATCGAGGCAAGGCATAAAGGAGTTCATTGCAGAGGTGGTGAGTATTGGGCGTCTTCGGCATCGGAACCTCGTGCAATTATTAGGTTATTGCCGGCGAAAAGGTGAACTTATTTTGGTTTATGACTACATGCCAAACGGTAGTCTTGATAAATACCTATATGATGATAAGAACAAGCCTACTCTGGATTGGACTCAAAGGTTCCGCATCATAAAAGGGGTAGCATCTGGCCTACTGTATATTCATGAGGATTGGGAGCAAGTTGTCATTCATTGA